Proteins encoded within one genomic window of Oryza glaberrima chromosome 12, OglaRS2, whole genome shotgun sequence:
- the LOC127756368 gene encoding uncharacterized protein LOC127756368 has protein sequence MAATHPLLLLLLAAAAAVVLAVAETPAAASGNATPTAYEMLERYDFPRGILPMGVEGYELREDGSFEVYFPRDCEFMLARTWLVRYGARIAGAAASGRLTSLQGVYVKVLFVWLPVGEVDRSGDTLSFYIGPVSTSFPLSDFAHSPHCRGYDHLPAAAAL, from the coding sequence aTGGCGGCCacccaccccctcctcctcctcctcctcgccgccgccgccgccgtcgtcctcgcggTGGCGGagacaccggcggcggcgagcggcaacGCGACGCCGACGGCGTACGAGATGCTGGAGAGGTACGACTTCCCGCGGGGGATCCTGCCGATGGGGGTGGAGGGGTACGAGCTCCGGGAGGACGGGAGCTTCGAGGTGTACTTCCCGCGGGACTGCGAGTTCATGCTGGCGAGGACGTGGCTGGTCCGGTACGGCGCCcgcatcgccggcgccgccgcctccggccggctCACGTCGCTCCAGGGCGTCTACGTCAAGGTGCTCTTCGTCTGGCTCCCCGTCGGCGAGGTCGACCGCTCCGGCGACACTCTCAGCTTCTACATCGGCCCCGTCTCCacctccttccccctctccgACTTCGCCCACAGCCCGCACTGCCGCGGTTACGACCAcctccccgccgctgccgccttgtGA
- the LOC127757390 gene encoding uncharacterized mitochondrial protein AtMg00810-like: protein MGPLKYFLGIEVQRTADGFVLSQSKYATDVLERAGMANCKAVATPADAKPKLSSDEGPLFQDSSWYRSIASALQYLTLTRPDIAYAVQQVCLHMHAPREAHATLLKRILHYIKGTAAFGLHLRASTSPTLTTFSDADWAGCPDTRRSTSGFCIFLGDSLISWSSKRQTTVSRSSAEAEYRGVANAVAECTWLRQLLGELHCCVPQAMIAYCDNISSVYMFKNPVHHKQTKHIELDIHFVWEKVVLGELHVLPIPSAHQFADVFTKGLPSSMFNEFRAILCVGDTTAATTGGVGERLRQTLVARSTRTTRSPRTTRSASRSARTAARPLDQGIS, encoded by the coding sequence ATGGGGCCCCTGAAGTACTTCCTCGGCATCGAAGTTCAGCGCACTGCCGACGGGTTCGTCCTCAGCCAGTCCAAGTACGCCACCGATGTCCTCGAACGTGCAGGCATGGCGAACTGCAAGGCTGTGGCCACTCCGGCGGACGCTAAACCCAAGCTGTCAAGCGACGAGGGGCCTCTCTTCCAGGACTCCTCCTGGTACCGCAGCATTGCAAGCGCTCTCCAGTACCTAACCTTGACGCGGCCCGACATCGCCTACGCTGTCCAGCAGGTGTGCTTGCACATGCATGCTCCGCGGGAAGCTCACGCCACCCTGCTGAAGCGGATCCTGCACTACATCAAGGGAACGGCCGCATTTGGCTTACACCTTCGCGCCTCGACGTCGCCGACGCTCACCACCTTCAGCGACGCAGATTGGGCTGGCTGCCCCGACACCCGGCGTTCCACGTCCGGCTTTTGCATCTTCCTCGGCGACTCCCTCATCTCCTGGTCGTCCAAGCGGCAGACGACCGTCTCGAGGTCAAGTGCGGAAGCCGAGTATAGAGGTGTGGCGAACGCGGTGGCGGAGTGCACTTGGTTGCGCCAGCTGCTCGGTGAACTCCACTGCTGCGTTCCACAAGCGATGATCGCTTACTGTGACAACATCTCCAGCGTCTACATGTTCAAGAATCCGGTGCACCACAAGCAGACCAAACACATCGAGCTCGACATCCACTTCGTCTGGGAGAAGGTCGTGCTCGGTGAACTTCATGTCCTACCGATACCGAGTGCCCATCAGTTCGCGGATGTGTTCACGAAAGGGCTTCCTTCAAGCATGTTCAACGAGTTCCGAGCCATTCTCTGCGTCGGTGATACGACGGCTGCGACTACGGGGGGTGTTGGCGAACGGCTTCGTCAGACTCTCGTGGCGCGCTCCACGCGCACGACGCGCTCCCCGCGCACGACGCGCAGCGCTTCTCGCTCCGCTCGCACCGCTGCACGTCCGTTAGACCAGGGGATTAGTTAG
- the LOC127756367 gene encoding probable protein phosphatase 2C 77 codes for MLCGAEEIIICSFNAFNVGLAHEPGKELMSICSPKFTAGLSSPTAWGTAKNVHVESEKQQQQLVLAAPPPTPQVVVLLPAFKKNCTDQEQRAPVTSKAARVRPARLLIQPAPVVAARTGMDPFGEAETDVATTETEVKGEGFCLASRRGARHAMEDGYGVITHHKIEGNSQLAFYGVYDGHGGRAVVDFIAENLGKNVVVAAATATRSMGPHQDGSSSSPSQQLREENDAVAEEIRAAYQTLDRQIVSQRIRGGACAATVLLKDGELYASNVGDCRVVLGSRNGVATALTSDQTPGREDERLRIEKKGGYVSCGGSGVWRVQDSLAVSRAFGDACLKQWVTCEPETAHLRLTADDCRFLVLASDGLWCKVSNQEAVDAVAAAAAAGGVATSTDPCKELIAMARSRGSRDDITVMVVDLQRFLPVESPHVQ; via the exons ATGCTCTGCGGCGCCGAAGAGATCATCATCTGCTCGTTCAACGCCTTCAACGTCGGCCTCGCGCACGAGCCCGGCAAGGAGCTCATGAGCATCTGCTCGCCCAAGTTCACCGCCGGGCTCagctcgccgacggcgtggGGCACCGCCAAGAACGTGCACGTGGAGAgcgagaagcagcagcagcagctggtgctggcggcgccgccgccgacgccgcaggTGGTGGTGCTCCTGCCGGCGTTCAAGAAGAATTGTACTGACCAGGAGCAGAGGGCGCCGGTGACGTCGAAGGCGGCGAGGGTAAGGCCGGCGAGGCTGCTCATACAGCCcgcgccggtggtggcggcgcgcaCCGGCATGGACCCGTTCGGCGAGGCGGAGACCGACGTGGCGACGACGGAGACGGAGGTGAAGGGGGAGGGCTTCTGCTTGGCGAGCAGGAGAGGGGCCAGGCATGCAATGGAGGATGGATATGGGGTGATCACTCATCACAAGATTGAAGGAAACTCCCAATTG GCGTTCTACGGTGTGTACGACGGGCACGGCGGCCGGGCCGTCGTGGACTTCATCGCCGAGAACCTCGGCAAgaacgtcgtcgtcgccgccgcaacggcgacgaggtcgatgGGCCCACATCAAGATGGCtcatcgtcatcgccgtcgcAGCAACTCCGAGAAGAAAACGACGCTGTCGCGGAGGAGATCAGAGCTGCGTACCAGACACTGGACAGACAGATCGTGAGCCAG CGCATACGAGGCGGTGCGTGCGCGGCGACGGTGCTGCTGAAGGACGGCGAGCTCTACGCGTCCAACGTCGGCGACTGCCGCGTCGTCCTTGGCAGCCGCAACGGCGTTGCCACCGCCCTCACCTCCGACCAAACCCCCGGCCGCGAGGACGAGCGTCTCCGCATCGAGAAGAAG GGCGGATACGTgagctgcggcggcagcggggtgTGGCGAGTGCAGGACAGCCTCGCCGTGTCGCGCGCGTTCGGCGACGCCTGCTTGAAGCAGTGGGTGACGTGCGAGCCAGAGACGGCGCACCTGAGGCTCACCGCCGACGACTGCCGCTTCCTCGTGCTCGCCTCCGACGGCCTCTGGTGCAAGGTGTCCAACCAGGAGGCAGTcgacgccgtcgctgccgccgccgccgccggcggcgtggccaCCAGCACGGACCCGTGCAAGGAGCTGATCGCCATGGCGAGGAGCAGAGGGAGCCGGGACGACATCACCGTCATGGTCGTCGACCTGCAACGATTCTTGCCGGTAGAGTCGCCACACGTGCAGTAG